The Toxoplasma gondii ME49 chromosome XII, whole genome shotgun sequence genome includes a region encoding these proteins:
- a CDS encoding Ras family protein (encoded by transcript TGME49_277840) yields MATGANFPILRITFFGGGGSGKTSLINAFVNNYCAPNSTFPTEWPTLFYKVCRIPEAEGGGGDSALQSVCLELEDTYDVGRTDEGRDIRRHMSMKRKLMTVGKGVTDFTPFGMWKVPKTPSSAREAFSPITNGRMGVIIVFDVNRKATLHKAMEIYDLIESVREYKRENIRPIIYLVGSKYDVDPSSAKVQQTIDEAEIYAQTKFMRFWKVSATSGKNVTKMFHEMTYRILGCVMLWDIEYEEDSESEEEESGCALM; encoded by the exons ATGGCGACCGGTGCAAACTTTCCAATCCTTAGGATCACTTTCTTCGGAGGCGGGGGGAGTGGAAAAACGTCGCTTATCAACGCTTTCGTGAATAATTACTGCGCACCGAACTCGACCTTCCCCACTGAATGGCCGAC GCTGTTTTACAAAGTATGTCGCATTCCAGAAGCGgaaggaggcggcggggACTCGGCGCTTCAGTCGGTGTGTCTCGAACTGGAAGACACGTACGATGTGGGGAGGACAGACGAAGGACGCGACATCCGGAGACATATGTCGATGAAACGAAAATTGA TGACAGTGGGGAAAGGAGTGACCGACTTCACACCGTTCGGCATGTGGAAGGTCCCCAAGACCCCTTCCAGCGCTCGCGAGGCCTTCTCTCCGATCACCAATG GTCGTATGGGCGTGATCATCGTCTTCGATGTCAATCGGAAGGCGACACTCCACAAGGCGATGGAAATCTACGACTTGATCGAAAGCGTTCGAGAATACAAACGG GAGAACATTCGCCCTATCATCTACCTCGTCGGCAGCAAGTATG ACGTCGATCCGTCGTCAGCGAAGGTGCAGCAAACCATCGACGAAGCCGAGATTTACGC GCAGACCAAGTTTATGCGCTTCTGGAAAGTCTCTGCAACGAGCGGAAAGAATGTCACGAAA ATGTTCCACGAAATGACATATCGCATTCTCGGCTGCGTTATGCTCTGGGATATCGAATACGAAGAG gaCTCTGAgtcagaggaggaagagagtggGTGCGCTCTGATGTAA
- a CDS encoding hypothetical protein (encoded by transcript TGME49_277830~Signal peptide predicted by SignalP 2.0 HMM (probability 0.871) with cleavage site probability 0.516 at residue 16), whose translation MHKTLGLLVQAGTAWSGKGCRCSAQPSEEASFLPSIPLLLRCRLSASAAPSPPHKVNLWSTAATEECEERSDLFNSRYVAFPEPNPTHLSKETERDILRKRPFLPCVHHLLHEIRRPLNLSRNNEKRASKEVSIGDAIEKKCAEGDYKSTW comes from the coding sequence ATGCACAAGACCCTGGGCCTCCTTGTCCAAGCAGGAACTGCGTGGAGCGGAAAAGGATGTCGATGTTCGGCGCAGCCGAGTGAAGAGGCGAGTTTTTTACCGTcgattcctctccttctaCGGTGCCGCCTTTCCGCGTCTGCAGCGCCCTCTCCTCCCCACAAGGTCAATTTGTGGAGCACCGCAGCAACAGAAGAATGCGAAGAACGTTCTGATCTTTTCAATTCCAGGTATGTCGCATTTCCAGAACCAAACCCGACACACTTGAGCAAGGAAACGGAGCGAGACATACTTCGAAAACgcccttttcttccctgcgTGCATCACCTTTTACACGAAATCAGACGGCCACTCAACTTGTCCCGAAACAATGAGAAACGAGCTTCGAAAGAAGTTTCCATTGGCGACGCAATCGAAAAAAAGTGTGCGGAGGGTGACTACAAAAGCACATGGTGA
- a CDS encoding hypothetical protein (encoded by transcript TGME49_277820~Signal peptide predicted by SignalP 2.0 HMM (probability 0.772) with cleavage site probability 0.189 at residue 138~Predicted trans-membrane domain (TMHMM2.0):29-52:71-94:100-123:635-658:796-819) translates to MKVFKVASAPPWQDRPRRLLLSGHFSLSSFFLSRGFLPLSLLILFPCLCWFVLSPSSLCSFDPIGFVSSLLSLPSRAFVLLASFCSLPSLSFLSSVPSLSSVSVFSASPGSLFLAFSLIFLSMEVYTFARFAAAVSWLEDLPFYRPTPDPHYFAFLLRACIHYPCARLYSTLCEEAKGWQTDVDSRYEALSVCGGFSESQSDAEMLQKLLFGPRGKSTKQARALEERTKQSSQKAVHAVLTPDESREEVTEAGGRQKEESRRSQTFRVSPVPSTCASHSPLSLSETKWRLAASPTGPESPSCRLSSPWSHSSASPFDSSTRATLFPTPRDSQSPLCEEESVSETNDALKSDTGADSTHGGSRLAAPAEVAAGVAQDGRREAGAAARQGERREANREEEAEEETKSDEQRREGEKREEEIEDETQEERRSERVEEREKMEILGKETAEKGEDAFVTHPPEALASMLYYAFFTSVQPTQLTVNLVAAWLRAHTHFPLSACRAAINYLQATGSFHFVVDDEVQSREASKPARRPRSVPSSPIGSSQETVSPQAPVSPSLEAVSSQEALPSFRETSAPSQEQSVSCGWPLSFLTTFISRSSSFFRRSASAQAPLSLETTPGWLYGAAPIRPHYRPLILQLFVNFCQFLFVSALTTLGFVAVSPRCMCRTCSSTVRGCTQRRKPRPEALRRPRCLGEAIPLKREMDGCPAAHSVEKRCQVEVETASANRENARNNPEEDEEATLEGGLKFLRFFLYLPPIVPPSPPPSPSSSPCSPSSPSPSSCSSSFSEGRHSAPGVKAPIVLIHGFGFGLLPYILHALLLVIRQRFWTPAEERRPIVLLEFAWLGLDGQGAQLMRQSQAIEEARARAVKRMRGREESACGLTRSPTEAEREQKAKELLEGPDASKARKADFGREEKVEDARRSLRAYAARVKESSKEASEPCACDGVGEKEEDAHSRRLPPPLLWTDIVPLMPAICRSLADFLEDLHRVQLEDLQTAMRLAKLQRRAEDGKETGEHGEAGAGEEEARESGKSAAGEDVGKRGEKKKEGVSSAWRRVNENKLLLTFVREDISLRSPGEEDSQEAPYLERHGVQVDVVAHSYGTGVTSCLHMMHPSLLRRCVLVDPVCFFPNCTVKAQLVHRQPWQIRLLPRHSGAERGHEDPVDPGSRAAETEAFGKKVDGAFTRTTGVGSEAKGSSGPRVDACGGLQRVSCPAKADLRTDRRKGANQGVLEEAARSCETASSSKSWLSRVDLCALQRRRKPWRLTALAPLLRVALLHAIDRFALFFYWLLVYRELGTRITTSRQLQGHEYLDRGGLLRLQDRLMVVLGSFDLISPAAHIKAFMDCVAPRVECLYCPGAHHGVVAFMPSVLATIDKFLAT, encoded by the coding sequence ATGAAGGTCTTCAAGGTCGCCTCCGCGCCGCCTTGGCAGGATCGACCTCGCCGACTTCTGTTGTCGGGtcacttctctctgtcttccttctttctctctcgaggcttccttcctctctcccttctcatTCTGTTCCCTTGCCTCTGCTGGTTCGTCCTCTCCCCCTCGTCCCTCTGTTCTTTCGATCCTATTGGatttgtctcctccctcttgtcattgccttctcgcgcgtttgtccttctcgcctccttctgctctttaccatctctgtctttcttgtcttctgtgccttctctgtcctctgtctctgttttctctgcttcgccgggctctctgttcctcgcgttttctctcatcttcctctccatgGAAGTCTACACTTTTGCGCGCTTTGCAGCTGCAGTGTCCTGGCTGGAGGATCTCCCCTTTTATCGGCCCACGCCAGATCCGCACTactttgcttttcttctgcgtgcatgcatccactACCCCTGCGCGCGTCTGTACTCCACTctctgcgaagaagcgaaaggctGGCAAACAGACGTCGACTCGCGATACGAAGCGCTGAGCGTCTGTGGAGGGTTCAGCGAGAGTcagagcgacgcagaaatGCTGCAAAAACTTCTGTTCGGACCTCGCGGCAAGTCGACGAAACAGGCTCGCGCACTCGAAGAGCGAACGAAGCAATCTTCTCAGAAGGCCGTGCATGCGGTACTGACGCCGGACGAGAGTCGGGAGGAAGTCACGGAAGCAGGCGGGAGgcaaaaagaggagagccgCCGCTCGCAGacctttcgcgtctctccagttccttcGACTTGCGCCTCGCATTCCCCCCTGTCTCTGAGTGAGACGAAGTGGAGACTCGCAGCTTCTCCCACAGGCCCTGAGTCTCCTTCgtgtcgcctttcctcgcccTGGAGTCactcctctgcctcgccgtTCGACAGCAGCACGCGAGCGACGCTCTTCCCCACTCCGCGAGATTCTCAGTCTCCTCTTtgtgaagaggaaagcgtctCAGAGACGAACGACGCGCTGAAATCCGATACAGGCGCAGACTCCACACACGGAGGCAGCCGACTCGCAGCACCCGCAGAAGTCGCCGCAGGGGTCGCTCAGGACGGACGCAGGGAAGCAGGAGCAGCCgcgagacagggagagaggagagaggcgaaccgagaagaggaggctgaagaagaaacgaagagcgatgaacagaggagagaaggagagaaacgagaagaagagatcgaagacgagacacaagaagagagaagaagtgaaagagtggaggaacgagaaaagaTGGAGATCTtaggaaaagaaacagcagagaaaggagaagacgcgtttGTCACACATCCACCTGAAGCTTTAGCCTCGATGTTGTATTACGCATTCTTCACAAGCGTCCAGCCGACGCAGCTCACTGTCAACCTTGTGGCTGCATGGCTACGAGCCCACACTcacttccctctctctgcctgtcgAGCAGCTATCAACTATCTGCAAGCGACAGGCAGCTTCCACTTTGTCGTTGACGATGAGGTccaaagcagagaggcgagcaaACCTGCAAGGAGACCAAGAAGCGTCCCCTCATCTCCCATCGGTTCGTCTCAAGAGACAGTGTCTCCTCAAGCGcccgtgtctccttctctagAGGCAGTGTCTTCACAAGAGGCACTGCCTTCTTTCCGAGAGACGTCTGCACCTTCGCAAGAGCAGTCTGTTTCTTGTGGGTggcctctgtcttttctcacGACTTTcatctctcgctcttcttccttctttcgtcGATCCGCCTCTGCGCAGGCTCCTCTTAGTCTAGAAACGACTCCAGGGTGGCTGTACGGCGCAGCTCCGATTCGCCCCCACTACCGGCCCTTGATTCTTCAGCTGTTCGTGAACTTCTGTCaatttctcttcgtctcggccTTGACGACTCTCGGCTTTGTCGCCGTCAGTCCCCGCTGTATGTGCCGCACATGCAGCAGCACCGTCCGCGGCTGCACGCAGCGACGCAAGCCCCGTCCCGAAGCCCTCAGGCGCCCACGCTGCCTCGGTGAGGCGATCCCTTTGAAACGCGAGATGGACGGGTGCCCTGCAGCGCATTCAGTGGAAAAACGGTGTCAGGTGGAGGTCGAGACGGCGTCCGCTAACCGAGAAAACGCACGCAACAAtccggaagaagacgaggaagcgacacTTGAAGGCGGACTCAAATTTCTGCGATTCTTCCTTTATCTTCCCCCCATAGTTcccccttctcctcccccttctccttcttcttctccttgctctccttcttctccttctccttcttcttgctcgtcATCGTTCTCTGAGGGACGGCACTCTGCACCTGGCGTCAAGGCGCCGATCGTGCTCATTCACGGCTTTGGCTTCGGCCTGTTACCTTACattttgcatgcacttttGCTGGTGATTCGCCAGCGCTTCTGGACTCCCGCGGAAGAGCGAAGACCGATCGTTCTTCTCGAGTTTGCGTGGCTTGGCTTGGATGGCCAAGGCGCGCAGCTGATGCGGCAATCGCAGGCAatcgaggaggcgagggcgCGCGCGGTGAAGAGGAtgagaggacgagaagaaagcgcgtGCGGCCTGACACGGAGCCccacagaggcagagcgcgaacagaaggcgaaggagctCCTGGAAGGCCCAGATGcctcgaaggcgaggaaggcagacttcggcagagaagagaaagtcgAGGACGCGCGCAGGAGTCTGAGAGCGTATGCAGCGAGGGTAAAAGAGTCGTCAAAGGAGGCGAGTGAACCCTGTGCCTGCGACGGTgtcggcgagaaggaagaagacgcccaTTCTCGGCGCCTACCACCTCCTCTCCTGTGGACAGACATTGTGCCGCTGATGCCCGCGAtctgtcgttctctcgcgGACTTTCTCGAAGATCTCCACCGCGTTCAACTGGAAGATCTGCAGACCGCAATGAGACTCGCGAAACTTCAGAGGCGAGCAGAAGACGGCAAGGAAACAGGGGAAcacggagaagcaggcgccggagaggaagaagcaagagagagtgGGAAAAGCGCGGCAGGAGAAGATGTTgggaagaggggagagaagaagaaagaaggcgttTCTTCGGCTTGGAGACGTGTGAACGAAAACAAGCTTTTACTCACGTTTGTGAGAGAAGACATTTCTTTGCGCAGTccgggagaagaggacagtCAAGAAGCGCCATATCTGGAGAGGCATGGGGTCCAAGTCGACGTCGTTGCACACTCGTACGGAACAGGCGTCACATCCTGTCTCCACATGATGcatccttctctcctgaggAGATGCGTACTTGTCGACCCagtttgcttcttcccgAACTGCACGGTCAAGGCGCAACTCGTTCACAGGCAGCCATGGCAAATCCGCTTGCTTCCTCGCCACAGCGGAGCTGAGAGGGGGCATGAAGATCCAGTCGACCCCGGATCGCGAGCCGCAGAGACCGAGGCCTTTGGGAAGAAGGTGGACGGCGCGTTCACGAGAACGACAGGTGTGGGGAGCGAAGCGAAAGGCAGCAGCGGGCCTCGCGTGGACGCCTGCGGGGGGCTGCAgcgcgtctcctgtcccGCAAAGGCGGACCTTCGCACCGATCGAAGAAAAGGCGCGAACCAAGGCGTCTTGGAAGAGGCAGCACGTTCCTGCGAgactgcttcttcgtcgaaaTCATGGCTTTCCAGAGTGGATCTCTGCGCTCTGCAGCGGCGCCGAAAGCCATGGCGGTTGACCGCGCTGGCGCCTCTCCTTCGGGTGGCGCTTTTGCATGCAATCGaccgcttcgctctcttcttctactGGCTCCTGGTGTACAGGGAGCTCGGGACGCGAATCACGACATCCAGGCAGCTGCAGGGTCACGAGTATTTGGACCGCGGCGGCCTGCTGCGTCTCCAAGACCGCTTAATGGTCGTTTTAGGAAGCTTCGACTTGATTTCGCCAGCGGCGCACATCAAGGCGTTCATGGACTGCGTCGCTCCTCGCGTCGAGTGTCTGTACTGCCCAGGAGCACACCACGGCGTCGTCGCGTTTATGCCTTCGGTCCTAGCAACGATCGACAAATTCCTCGCGACCTAG
- a CDS encoding hypothetical protein (encoded by transcript TGME49_277810), translated as MSLTEQEDQYQRQFRLYLQEVLEVSARATQQQKPPIEISTLHRILLRDVQTAQEFARDSDELNQALQKENKRLKLELSCEQEHAEALAKELVLTKRRLEQERKRASAHNGGTSASGSSVHPGSGRRRIGQRHERLRIADMQQNKIFEREVRLREENQRYQRIIEAQKKELHQLRDAQTKTAAMRSELVSFLQQAINDISAKVAGLRRVSTVETNMKLLSVHHVSELTMADREEVLKKLLSQQKVVRLLQDLVAADEPSTGRLDLSWMTDT; from the exons ATGTCGCTGACAGAGCAAGAGGATCAATATCAACGACAGTTTCGGCTCTA CCTCCAAGAGGTGCTGGAAGTGTCGGCTCGTGCGACTCAG CAACAAAAGCCTCCCATCGAGATCAGCACTCTTCACCGCATTCTCCTTCGAGATGTCCAGACGGCGCAAGAGTTTGCCAGAGATTCTGACGAACTCAATCAGGCTCTC caaaaagaaaacaaacgacTCAAGTTGGAACTAAGCTGCGAACAGGAACATGCCGAAGCGCTTGCGAAGGAGCTCGTATTGACGAAGCGAAGACTcgagcaagagaggaaacggg CCTCGGCGCACAACGGCGGCACATCCGCCTCTGGCTCTTCTGTCCACCCTGGCAGTGGCCGCCGACGCATCGGACAGCGGCATGAGAGACTGAGAATTGCCGACATGCAACAAAACAAGATCTTTG agagagaagttcGTCTTCGTGAGGAGAACCAAAGGTATCAGCGAATCATCGAGGCTCAGAAAAAAGAACTGCATCAACTTCGCGATGCACAAACCAAGACAGCAGCCATGAGGAGCGAACTCGTCTCGTTTCTGCAACAAGC CATCAACGACATCAGCGCGAAGGTTGCCGGACTCCGAAGAGTG TCTACCGTGGAGACGAACATGAAGTTGCTCAGCGTGCACCACGTCAGCGAACTGACTATGGCTGACCGCGAGGAAGTCTTGAAGAAACTGTTGTCTCAGCAGAA AGTTGTGAGGCTTCTGCAAGACTTGGTCGCCGCAGACGAACCTTCTACCGGACGTCTTGACCTTTCGTGGATGACCGACACGTAG
- a CDS encoding hypothetical protein (encoded by transcript TGME49_277800), with protein sequence MEPSGVVVQVDGIAALETETEDGSKRENKGNLPLIETGLSIHKDLREGTTVRSIENAEHDAAEKQGGASAEETLGRKTRALGGKGKITFAVDTAKESPISTGESNVHERRSAIAEAKTRNTTEEALSGLPAS encoded by the coding sequence ATGGAACCGTCGGGGGTTGTCGTCCAGGTGGACGGTATTGCGGCACTCGAGactgagacagaagacgggAGTAAACgcgaaaacaaaggaaaTCTGCCTCTCATAGAGACAGGATTAAGCATTCATAAGGATCTCCGAGAAGGAACAACGGTGAGAAGTATAGAAAACGCCGAACACGATGCGGCCGAGAAGCAAGGAGGGGCGTCTGCGGAAGAAACCCttgggaggaagacgagggcaCTGGGTGGGAAGGGAAAAATCACTTTTGCCGTAGACACGGCGAAAGAGTCGCCGATCTCGACGGGCGAAAGCAACGTTCATGAAAGGCGGAGCGCAATTGCTGAagcgaaaacgagaaacacgACTGAAGAGGCGCTTTCCGGGCTACCAGCATCGTAA